In Marinilabiliales bacterium, the genomic stretch AGTATCATTTGCACCCTGATGATTTTGGGCTTGTAGAGTTGCTGTTTCTCCCGGCCGATAACAAGAATCTGCTGAACCTTCTGATGAAAACGGGCGGGGAATTTGATAACAGTGGTAAGTATTCACAGGAAGAACTTGAGGAGGAGATCAGAGAGCCGTCGGCTGCGCCCGAATACATGCAACAATTTATTACCGCTTATAAATCAGGGAACTCCGTTTTTGACGGACTTTCGTGGGAAGACCAGCTTACATGGCTTTTTTATGAATACCTGTTGCAATGCCCGAATGCATACTTGCGGGAATGGTTTGATTTTGACCTTAACCTGAGAAATATAGTTGCAGGTTTCAATGTACGAAAGCATAAGCTTGAAGGAGACAAGTTTTTTATAGGAGATAATAGTATTGTTCAGGCGGTCAAAAAAAGTACGCTCAAGGACTTCGGATTGGTTAATGATTTCGGGCCGATGGAAAAGCTCGTAGCAATCCATGAAAATGAAAACCTCCTGGAAAGGGAGATTGCCATGGATAAACTGCGCTGGGAATTTATGGATGAGCTTAACACGTTTAACTATTTCACCATAGAAGTTCTGCTCGCTTTTGTCAAAAAACTGCAGATGATAAATCGTTGGCTTGATATGGATTATGAAACAGGAAAAGAGATGTTCACAAAGCTTCTGGATCAGCTTCAGCAGAGTTATGAGTTTCCCAAAGAGTTTTCGGTAAAACAGGTAAATTGATAATCATACTTTATACACATGAAAGAAAATAATCTAACCAGGGGTAAAGTGACCGGCGTCATAGCCAACCTTGTGATGGTTGATGTTGACGGACCGGTTTCTCAGAATGAAATTTGCTATATCAATCTCGAAAACGTCAAGCTGATGGCGGAGGTCATCAAGGTTATTGAGAACCGTGCCTATATCCAGGTATTTGAGAGCACCAGGGGACTGAAGGTGGACACTGATGTTGAGTTTTCCAGGGGTATGCTCGAGGTAACACTTGGTCCGGGTATTCTTTCCAGGAATTATGACGGACTTCAGCATGACCTCAACAAGATGGACGGGGTGTTCCTGAAGAGGGGAGATTATACCGCCGCGCTGGATGACAAAAAGAAATGGACGTTCAAGCCGCTGGCAAAGAAGGGTGATCAGGTTCTGGCCGGTGACTGGCTGGGTGAGGTGAATGAGAATGAGCAGCCCCACAAGATCATGGTACCATTCAAATTTGCGGGCAAATACAAGGTTAAAAGTGTTGTGGGTGAAGGAGAGTACACTATTAATGACGAGATCGCAGTTCTTACCGACGATAAAGACAACGAGGTGCCGGTTACCATGGTCCAGAAGTGGCCTGTCAAGATACCCATCAAAACCTATAAGAATAAGCCACGCCCCTTCAAACTTCTTGAGACGGGGGTCAGGACCATGGATACCCTTAACCCGATAGTGGAGGGTGGTACAGGGTTCATTCCCGGTCCTTTCGGCAGTGGCAAGACTGTTCTCCAGCATGCAATTTCCAAACAGGCTGAGGCTGACATAGTGGTTGTTGCAGCCTGCGGAGAGAGGGCAAATGAGGTAGTTGAGATCTTTGCGGAGTTTCCGGAGATTGACGACCCCCGGACCGGCAGGAAGCTGATGGAGCGCACCACCATTATTGCCAACACCTCAAATATGCCTGTTGCAGCTCGTGAGGCATCGGTATACACCGCAATGACACTGTCGGAATATTATCGTGCTATGGGACTTAAGGTCCTGTTGCTTGCTGACTCAACATCAAGATGGGCACAGGCCCTCAGGGAGATGTCAAACCGTATGGAGGAGCTTCCGGGCCCGGATGCTTTCCCGATGGACCTTCCGGCAATTATATCCAACTTCTATTCAAGGGCGGGCTTTGTTTACCTGAATAATGGTGAGACCGGCTCCATAACATTTATAGGTACAGTATCACCTGCGGGTGGTAACCTGAAGGAGCCTGTGACTGAATCGACCAAAAAAGCAGCACGCTGTTTCTACGCTCTTTCACAGCAGCGTGCCGACAGTAAGCGTTACCCTGCGATCGACCCGATTGACAGCTATTCTAAATATCTCGAATACCCCGAGTTACAGGATTACATAAAGGAAAAGATATCAGATACATGGGTGGATAATGTGATGCTTGTCAAAAATATACTTATCAGGGGTAAGGAGGCTTCAGAGCAGATCAACATTCTTGGAGACGATGGTGTTCCCATCAGTTACCACCTTGATTTATGGAAATCCGAGGTTATAGATTTCATTATTCTCCAGCAGGACGCATTTGACCCGATCGACCGCTCCTGCCCCTTACCCAGACAGAAGTACATGCTCGATAAGGTGCTTGATGTATACAACACTAAATTTGAGTTTGATAGCTTTGAAGAGGTTAACCCTTATTTCAAGCGGATTATCAACGAACTGAAACAGATGAACTATTCGGAGTTTGAATCTGATCAGTTTAAGAGACACGAAAAAGAATTGTATTATATAATCGACGAAAAGAAATCAGCGTAATGGAAACTAAAGCTTTTCAGAAAATATACACTAAGATAACCCAGATCACCAAGGCAACATGTTCACTGAATGCCGAGGGCGTGGGATATGAGGAACTGGCCTCGGTTAACGGCCGTCTGGCTCAGGTTGTTAAGATACAGGGGCAGAGTGTTACCCTCCAGGTATTCGGAGGCACCGAAGGTATTCCTTCAAATGCCGAGGTTACTTTTCACGGCAGGCCTCCCGTAATAAAGGTGAGTGATGATCTTGCAGGGCGTTTCTTCAATTCATTCGGATTGCCCATAGATGGCGGACCCGAGGTTGAAGGGGAAGAGAGGGAGATCGGCGGGCCCTCCGTAAACCCGGTAAGAAGGAAGCAGCCATCGGAACTGATTGCCACGGGTATAGCCGGCATAGATCTTAACAATACACTTGTAACAGGCCAGAAAATACCCTTCTTTGCCGATCCTGACCAGCCGTTCAACCAGGTTATGGCAATGGTTGCCCTGAGGGCAAAGGCTGACAAGATCATACTCGGCGGTATGGGGCTCACTAATGACGATTATCTCTATTTTAAAAATGTGTTTGACAATGCCGGCGCGCTTGACCGTATCGTCAGCTTTGTAAATACCACAGAGGACCCCCCGGTTGAACGCCTGCTCGTACCCGACATGGCCCTGACAGCGGCCGAATATTTTGCTGTCGACAAGAACGAAAACGTGCTGGTGCTCCTTACAGATATGACGCTGTATGCCGACGCTCTCAGTATCGTTTCAAACAGGATGGACCAGATACCCTCGAAGGACAGTATGCCCGGATCGCTTTACAGTGACCTGGCAAAGCTGTATGAAAAAGCGGTCCAGTTCCCGGAAGGCGGCTCGATCACCATTATTGCGGTTACCACCCTTTCAGGGGGAGATATTACTCACGCAATACCCGACAATACGGGTTATATAACCGAGGGACAGCTTTTCCTGCGCCGTGATACCGAGATTGGCAAGGTTATAGTCGATCCGTTCAGGAGCCTGTCACGCCTCAAGCAGCTTGTGATCGGCAAGAAGACCAGGGAGGATCATCCGCAGGTTATGAACACTGCGGTGCGTCTCTATGCGGATGCAGCAAATGCCCGTACCAAGCTTGAGAACGGTTTTGATTTGACGGACTATGATGAGAGGACCCTCAAATTTGCAAAAGATTATTCAAATAAACTCCTTGCTATTGATGTTAACATTGATACCGAAAAAATGCTTAATACAGGATGGGAACTTTTTAAAGAGCACTTTACCCAGGCCGAGGTTGGTATCCGCAAGGAGATGACGGACAAATACTGGCCGCGTAAAAAATAGTTTAGCGGATTATTGAACTGAAAATACCGATTGCATGGCCATAAAATTTCAATATAACAAAACCTCTCTGCAGGATCTTAACAAGCAGCTCCAGGTCCGGGTAAGAGCCCTGCCTACCATAAAAAACAAGGAAACGGCGTTGAGAATGGAGGTGAAAAAGGCGAAGGATGAGGCCGCAATTCTGGAAAATAAGCTGGATGAAAAGATCAAGGCTTACGATTACATGACCCGGCTATGGTCAGAGTTTGATCCCGGACTGATAACTATAAAGGATGTTGAAGTATCTGTCAAAAAGATAGCAGGGGTAAGGACTCCGGTGCTTGATGACATTATTTTCGAAATAGCCGACTTCAGCCTGATAAATAAACCGGACTGGTACTTTGACGGAATAAAGATACTTAAAGAGCTTGCCCAGGTGGCAATTGAAAAGGAATTTTTCTACAGGAAGATGAAGCTTCTTGACCATGCCAGAAAAAAGACAACCCAGAAAGTAAACCTTTATGAGAAGGTTCAGATACCCGGTTATGAGGAGGCTATACTGAAGATCAAGCGGTTCCTGGAGGATGAGGAAAACCTTGACAAGTCATCCCAGAAAATAGTAAAAACCCGTCAACAGAAAGCAGAGGAGGCACAGATATGATATCACCAATGATCAAATATTCATTTCTGATCTATCACAGGGAATACGAAGATTTTCTTGATGACTTGTGTGAACTGGGTGTAGTGCATATCAAGGAAAGGGATCTTGATGTCAGCGAAGAAATAAGGGAAAAATACCAGTATATCGATAGAGTCGATAAGGCTATCCAATTTCTGAAAGTAAGGGAAAAAGATCACCCTGTTATCGGCGGTCACCTTTATGGAAAGGATGTTTTTGAAGAGATTGTTGAGTTGCGGAGCCAGTCAGAAGGAGTTATGAACAAGTTGAACTCACTCAGAAAGGAGATACATGAACTCTTCCCCTGGGGTAACTTCTCGCCTGATATGATTGACAAACTCAGGAAGGAAGGTGTAATCATCAGGTTCTTTGTTTGTCCTGTACGGAAGTTTGAACAGGAGTGGAAGGAGCAGTATACGATCGAGGAGATAAACGTTCATGGAGGACAAAAACATTTTGTCGTGATTACGAGGGAAGGTGAGGACGTCAGTATTCCCGCCGAGGAGTTTATACCGTCAGGCCGTTCGCTGGCAAGCCTTTGCAAAGAGAAGGACGGGGTGAAGGAGGAGATCGGGGTAATTGAAAGAAGGTATGAAGAGATGGCCAGGATGGATCTGGATGCACTTGAAGATTACAAAAATGAGCTCATCCAGGAGCTTGAATATGAAAAGGCTAATCACAACACATCCAGGGAAGCAGATGATAAGCTTATGATACTTGAAGGATGGGTGCCGCAGGAGAAGGTTGATAAAGTTAACCACTTTATTGAAAATTCAGGAGTTGCCTGTATAACGTCGGAACCGGCCGAAGGAGAAAAGATTCCCGTTAAACTGATTAACAATAAATTCTCCCAGAAGTTTGAAAAAATAGGAGAACTCTATACGCTGCCCGATTATAAAGAACTTGATGTCACGCCATTTTTTGCTCCCTTCTATGCCCTGTTCTTTGGTTTCTGCCTGGGCGACGCCGGCTATGGTATATTACTTGTGACTGCCGCTATAATTGCCAGATTCAAAGTCCGGAAAGAATTTAAGCCACTTGCTGTACTGGTGTCTTATCTGGGCATGGCAACAATACTCTTTGGAATAATAAGCGGCGTCTTCTTTGGTATTCTCCTGTATGAAACCAACCTGCCGGTGTACCGCGACCTTTCGGCAATGCTTGCCGAAAGGGGAACCGATATCAATATGATTTTGTTCTACCTTGCCATAGTTCTTGGTGCTGTTCAAATCATTTTTGGCATGATCCTGAAAGCCGCAAATGAAACAATCCAGTTTGGCTGGAAATTCGCAGTTGGTACTTATGGATGGCTGACACTTATACTCGGAAGTCTGCTTTTATACCTGGTAAGCGTTGCCACCGGAATTTCGATGGAAAGGCTAATGCCTGTTATGTATACCATTCTTGTGGTGAGCGGGATTATGATACTGTTTTTGAATAATCTTTACAGGAATATGCTTACCAATTTCGGGCTGGGGCTTTGGAATACCTATAATATGGCCACAGGCCTGCTGGGAGACCTGCTTTCTTACATTCGTCTTTTCGCCCTTGGAATATCCAGTGCCATACTCGGACTTGTTTTTAATACCATGGCGGTGTCAATGAGTGGAAATATTCCCGTGATAAGCATTATTATAATGGTCTTTATTCTTGCCTTCGGTCACGGCATAAATCTTTTCATGTCAGGGCTTGGTTCGTTTGTACACCCCTTACGCCTTACTTTTGTTGAGTTTTACAAGAATGCCGGTTTTACTGGCGGGGGTATAAAATATAGTCCTTTTAGAAAAACTAATTAGATAATACAATTACTTACACTTAATCTTTATTTATTATGGAACCGATTATTTTAGCTTACATTGGCATTGGATTAATGATTGGCCTTGCCGGATCAGGAAGTGCCATTGGTGTATCTATGGGCGGCAGTGCTTCCATTGGTGCATTAAAAAAGAATCAGGATGCATTTGGTACTTATATGGTGCTTAGTGCGTTACCCGGAACTCAGGGACTTTACGGGTTTATGGGTTATTTCGTTCTGACCGGATATACCGGTTATCTGCCAGATGATATGACTTTTTACTCCGCCGCAACTGTTTTTGGTGCAGGACTCGGACTTGGTATCGTTGGGCTGATTTCGGGTATCCGTCAGGGTCAGGTTTGTGCCAACGGTATAGCCGCAATTGGAGCAGGATATAATGTTTTCGGAAATACACTTATCCTTGGTGTTTTCCCTGAACTGTATGCAATTATTGCTTTTGCTGCTACCTTCCTGGTTAGCGGAGCTATCCTCTAGGCGCCGGAACCAGATCAATACAGGGACCCGCCATGCTTTAATGCAGGGCGGGTTCTGTTTTAAGGCTATTTTAAAGTGACATCTTTGAAAAATCTTTAATAAGGGTTATATTGCAACACAGATGAAATTACATCTTTTTACAGATATGCCTGAAATAATAATGTCAAGCAGATTTAAACTGCACACCTTTACAATGACCTTCCTGGCCTTAGCTGCCTTTTTATTTGTAATGGCTGGTTGTGAGAAGGATGACCTGGTCGCTATAAGGAGTCTGGACACTGTTGAACCTGTTATTGTATGGAGAACAGCTGAAACCGGAGGCGTAATTGTTGCCAACAGGAAGCTTGACCTGGTGGAATTTGGTGTATGCTACAATACAACTCCCAATCCAACGGTTGAAGATAACATAGCTCCCGGAACCGGCCTGGAGGAGATAATAGAAGCAAGCAGGTATGAGGCAGAGTTTAAAAGCACCATAACACTTCTTATGCCCGGCACCACTTATTATATTAGGGCTTACGTCACTACCGGCTCAGGTACGGCTTACGGGAACCAGCTTACCTTTACAACAAACTGACAGACTACAGGAATGGCCCCTTACCAATTTGCCCTATGATATCCATTTGCATACCTGTTTATAATTACAAAGTTGGGAGGCTGGTCCGGGATCTTGAATTACAGGCAGATAGTTGCGGTGTTCCCTGTGAATTGGTAATAATAGATGACCATTCACCCAAAGCTTTAAGGAATCTGAATGAGGCACCCTGCAGCAGGCACAGTTATATTAAGCTGGAAGCCAATGTGGGACGCTCGCGTATACGTAATATGTTTACACAATATGCCAGGTATGACCTGCTTCTCTTCCTGGATTGTGATTCAGAAATCATTTCCGGCGAATTCCTGAAAAACTACATTGATGAAATATCAGGGAGTGATGCACCTGTTATCTGCGGGGGCAGGATATACGACAAGAACCTGCCTTCACCCGGGGAAAGGCTCCGGTGGAATTTTGGCAGGGAAAGAGAAAGTATACCTGCAGCAGTCCGCCAGAAAAGTCCGGTTCGCTATTTTATGACCAATAATTTTCTGATAAGGAGAGAGGTTTTTGATTCCGTAAAATTTGATGAGAGGATAACCCAGTACGGGTACGAGGATACACTTTTTGCATATAATCTTGGGAAGCTTGGTCTGCACATAAGGCACATTGACAATCCCCTGATGCACTCGTGTGTTGAAACCAATTCGGCATTCATTGAAAAAACCGACAGGGGTATTGCAAACCTGGTAAGCATTATTCAGTATACCGGCCAGGACACCGGCTTTATTAATACGGTCAGGATATTGAGCGTATACTTCGGCATGAGAAAGAATATTGCGGGCATACTTGCCGGGTATATTCTGATGTTGTTGCGGCCGGCTTTGAGGATCATGCTTTGCCGCCGGGTTTCATCACTCTACCTGTTTGACCTGTACAAGCTTGGTTTGCTCCACCTGCTGATGGGAAAAACAGGACCCCCGAAAACAACTCCGGGGGTCAGTGGTTAAAACAGCCGTATTTTAACCTGCTACTTCACATGTGGATGTGGTCTTGCTTCAAACTCTGTTGTATAGCTCTCTAACATTATCCTATCATTATTACCGATGCCGGATCATTAACCCTCAGGGTAAACGATTCGGTGAGGAATAACCGGACCTCTTTTTCGTTATGCGATTCATAACCTATTGAGATATCCTGCCCAATCACCAGGTTGATATCCTCTGCAGCGGAGGGTACAAGGAATGCCTCTTCAATGAAATGGCCCATAATTACCGGACCTCCCAATAGTTTCTCCAGCTGAAGCTTAAGTGGATATCCTTTGAAATGTGAAGAAATCTGCTTCCATAGCGCGGGACTGACTACAAGTGTCCATGGACCGGTGACTGATGCATCCATCATCTTTGTGATGCCCTCCGAAACTGTTGAGAGCAGGCCTTCTATACTGCCCGGCAACTGCAGCTTTTCTGAAGAATTTACATCTTTGAGACCGGTGACTGATGCATTTTTGATTCCGTAGTAGACAGTCTTCTCCTCAAACTCAGCCAGCTTGACCGCTGCCTCTTCCAGCTGATCAAGATCTGCATCCCTGGCTCCCCTGGCCAGGTTGTCCAGTTCCCATATGTTAAGTTTAAAGCTTATTCGTGGTTCTATAAGGGGCTGCACTTTATGAATTCCATAAACAACGCCTTTTTTATCCTGTCCTCCTGGAATATCGAGTCTTCCGGTGGGCACTGCAGCATAGTCCCATCCCATCGGCCCGCTTATTGAAGCGAACCTTCGTGCTGAAAGATGAGAGCTGAGTATCTGTTTTGCTGCCGATTTTATTTCCTGCCATGCTTCATCAGAAAGCGGGGCCAGTGATTGTTTTAATATGTCCATAGCGATTTATTTTATTTTTCCTATTCCAAGGTCAGACGGATCCTCTTCTTTGCCGTCCTCCTTAAAAAGTTGTTTTCTTAGTTCGTCGTCCCACACAGGCATGTTTTTCCGCAGCCATTCGATGGTTTTACAGGCATGCTCGATCTCCTCATCCCTGTTGTGTATTAGAATATCTTTTAGCTCATCATCTTTGGTTGTAACAACGCGCTGGTGATACCAGTCCACTGCCTCAACCTCTTCCTTGAGGCTGTTCAGCGCCCTTGAAAAATCCCTGTCGCGGGGACTGAGCTCTTCTACAGGTTCATGATAATTTGACATTTTTATAGTTTTTTGTTCAACATTCTAACAAAACATAAAAATACAGAATAGCCGGCGCAACACCAAATACTCAGATCAGGAAACTCTCATGATGCGATGTAACACAAAACAACATGAACAACCCATGAGGGTTTTATGGATTTAAAAGCAAAATAATTATAAAGTCTACCTCATAACCCGAAAAGATACTGTTTACCGGTAACGGCACATGAGATTTACACAGTTGTCAGAACCTGAGCGATTTCAGGTATGTGGCAGCTGATTCCAGGCATGCCAGTCCGTCAACCACATTATCCTTCTCAACGAAATAGTGCCTGATATCCTGATCCACCGCCTCGGCAAGTACAGTGCCGAAATCGATTATGCCGCTTCCGGGGCAGGCAAATGTCTCTTCCTCTCCCGGAGCCATGTCCTTGACATGGAGCAGCGGATACCTGCCCCTGTATTTCCTGAGAGTTTCAACCGGATCGGCACCTCCTTTTTTGGTCCAGTAAATATCAAGCTCACACTTTACAAGTTGCTCGTCGGTGTTATCCATCAGGTAGTCAAAAGGAATAACACCCTCTTTTGTGGCATGGAACTCAAGATCGTGATTGTGCCAGCAGAGGGTTAATCCCCGGCTCCTGCACATCTCGCCGATCCTGTTCAACAGGTCGGCACTTATCTTGCAGTCGTCGAGCGAAAGCGGCGCCCCTCCGAACCATGGCCAGTAAAGGACCGCATATTCAACCTCAAGGGCGTTAAGCCTGTCGAGAGAACTGTTCACCTCGTCCATGTTTTCCGAAAAAGCGGCACCGCCTGCCACCACCTTCATTCCAAGGCTACCCAGGTAACTCAGGAAGGATTGAGCCGAGTCTCCAAGGTAATTGCCTGTTTCAATCTCGGTGTAGCCCATACCGGCAGTTGCTGCAAAGACCTCCTGCCAGTCGCCGTCTCTCACCTCATTTCTGATCATTCCGGTTATATAGCCTATGTTTTCAAGCTTCCTGACATCATCCCCGCAGGAAGTGAGGGTTTTTGGTATGAATGCCGCTGCCGTGCCGGCAGCAACAGTCTGGATGAACTTTCTTCTGTTAAGCATGGTTGTATGTTTTATCAGGTTATTTGGGGCAGTTTCCAGGGAGCCCTGTATGCAGGAGTAACAAGTTCATTTGCCTTTTTGCTGTTGGTGAACCGGGAGTTAACATCATCCCAGACAAGCAATGATTCTCCTGTCCTTGCTGCAATATTAGGAACATGGACATGTATTGCTGCTGCTCTGGCCGTTGAAGGGGGACATACCGGTGTTTCCCTTGATTTGATACAGTCAAGGAAATTCCTGACATGGTAGGGATGGGCTTCCCTGATACCTGAGATCTCTGTTGCATTTGCCTTATGACTTTGTGTACCCCCGTCCCATTCTGGTATGACCCTGTAGCCGTGCCTGTCGGTTATTACAGTGCCGTTGTCGCAGATAAATGCAACACCGTACGATTTACCCCAGGGCCCGCTTTGAATGCCCGCTGTCATCTCCCATGAGATAACATAATCCTTTTTAGGATAAACT encodes the following:
- a CDS encoding glycosyltransferase family 2 protein — encoded protein: MISICIPVYNYKVGRLVRDLELQADSCGVPCELVIIDDHSPKALRNLNEAPCSRHSYIKLEANVGRSRIRNMFTQYARYDLLLFLDCDSEIISGEFLKNYIDEISGSDAPVICGGRIYDKNLPSPGERLRWNFGRERESIPAAVRQKSPVRYFMTNNFLIRREVFDSVKFDERITQYGYEDTLFAYNLGKLGLHIRHIDNPLMHSCVETNSAFIEKTDRGIANLVSIIQYTGQDTGFINTVRILSVYFGMRKNIAGILAGYILMLLRPALRIMLCRRVSSLYLFDLYKLGLLHLLMGKTGPPKTTPGVSG
- a CDS encoding V-type ATP synthase subunit B; amino-acid sequence: METKAFQKIYTKITQITKATCSLNAEGVGYEELASVNGRLAQVVKIQGQSVTLQVFGGTEGIPSNAEVTFHGRPPVIKVSDDLAGRFFNSFGLPIDGGPEVEGEEREIGGPSVNPVRRKQPSELIATGIAGIDLNNTLVTGQKIPFFADPDQPFNQVMAMVALRAKADKIILGGMGLTNDDYLYFKNVFDNAGALDRIVSFVNTTEDPPVERLLVPDMALTAAEYFAVDKNENVLVLLTDMTLYADALSIVSNRMDQIPSKDSMPGSLYSDLAKLYEKAVQFPEGGSITIIAVTTLSGGDITHAIPDNTGYITEGQLFLRRDTEIGKVIVDPFRSLSRLKQLVIGKKTREDHPQVMNTAVRLYADAANARTKLENGFDLTDYDERTLKFAKDYSNKLLAIDVNIDTEKMLNTGWELFKEHFTQAEVGIRKEMTDKYWPRKK
- a CDS encoding DUF2764 family protein, whose translation is MFERNYYYLVAGLPEILIDQKKLNFSIADFKEDMEYHLHPDDFGLVELLFLPADNKNLLNLLMKTGGEFDNSGKYSQEELEEEIREPSAAPEYMQQFITAYKSGNSVFDGLSWEDQLTWLFYEYLLQCPNAYLREWFDFDLNLRNIVAGFNVRKHKLEGDKFFIGDNSIVQAVKKSTLKDFGLVNDFGPMEKLVAIHENENLLEREIAMDKLRWEFMDELNTFNYFTIEVLLAFVKKLQMINRWLDMDYETGKEMFTKLLDQLQQSYEFPKEFSVKQVN
- a CDS encoding bacteriocin, with translation MDILKQSLAPLSDEAWQEIKSAAKQILSSHLSARRFASISGPMGWDYAAVPTGRLDIPGGQDKKGVVYGIHKVQPLIEPRISFKLNIWELDNLARGARDADLDQLEEAAVKLAEFEEKTVYYGIKNASVTGLKDVNSSEKLQLPGSIEGLLSTVSEGITKMMDASVTGPWTLVVSPALWKQISSHFKGYPLKLQLEKLLGGPVIMGHFIEEAFLVPSAAEDINLVIGQDISIGYESHNEKEVRLFLTESFTLRVNDPASVIMIG
- a CDS encoding V-type ATP synthase subunit D, producing the protein MAIKFQYNKTSLQDLNKQLQVRVRALPTIKNKETALRMEVKKAKDEAAILENKLDEKIKAYDYMTRLWSEFDPGLITIKDVEVSVKKIAGVRTPVLDDIIFEIADFSLINKPDWYFDGIKILKELAQVAIEKEFFYRKMKLLDHARKKTTQKVNLYEKVQIPGYEEAILKIKRFLEDEENLDKSSQKIVKTRQQKAEEAQI
- a CDS encoding V-type ATP synthase subunit K, with amino-acid sequence MEPIILAYIGIGLMIGLAGSGSAIGVSMGGSASIGALKKNQDAFGTYMVLSALPGTQGLYGFMGYFVLTGYTGYLPDDMTFYSAATVFGAGLGLGIVGLISGIRQGQVCANGIAAIGAGYNVFGNTLILGVFPELYAIIAFAATFLVSGAIL
- a CDS encoding V-type ATP synthase subunit A translates to MKENNLTRGKVTGVIANLVMVDVDGPVSQNEICYINLENVKLMAEVIKVIENRAYIQVFESTRGLKVDTDVEFSRGMLEVTLGPGILSRNYDGLQHDLNKMDGVFLKRGDYTAALDDKKKWTFKPLAKKGDQVLAGDWLGEVNENEQPHKIMVPFKFAGKYKVKSVVGEGEYTINDEIAVLTDDKDNEVPVTMVQKWPVKIPIKTYKNKPRPFKLLETGVRTMDTLNPIVEGGTGFIPGPFGSGKTVLQHAISKQAEADIVVVAACGERANEVVEIFAEFPEIDDPRTGRKLMERTTIIANTSNMPVAAREASVYTAMTLSEYYRAMGLKVLLLADSTSRWAQALREMSNRMEELPGPDAFPMDLPAIISNFYSRAGFVYLNNGETGSITFIGTVSPAGGNLKEPVTESTKKAARCFYALSQQRADSKRYPAIDPIDSYSKYLEYPELQDYIKEKISDTWVDNVMLVKNILIRGKEASEQINILGDDGVPISYHLDLWKSEVIDFIILQQDAFDPIDRSCPLPRQKYMLDKVLDVYNTKFEFDSFEEVNPYFKRIINELKQMNYSEFESDQFKRHEKELYYIIDEKKSA
- a CDS encoding sugar phosphate isomerase/epimerase, with translation MLNRRKFIQTVAAGTAAAFIPKTLTSCGDDVRKLENIGYITGMIRNEVRDGDWQEVFAATAGMGYTEIETGNYLGDSAQSFLSYLGSLGMKVVAGGAAFSENMDEVNSSLDRLNALEVEYAVLYWPWFGGAPLSLDDCKISADLLNRIGEMCRSRGLTLCWHNHDLEFHATKEGVIPFDYLMDNTDEQLVKCELDIYWTKKGGADPVETLRKYRGRYPLLHVKDMAPGEEETFACPGSGIIDFGTVLAEAVDQDIRHYFVEKDNVVDGLACLESAATYLKSLRF